Part of the Nitrospirota bacterium genome, CCCCGGCGCTTCAATTGATCACCCGGGTGATCACACGGGGCTGACTCCTTCAGCATAGCGGCCCTGAACACAGTGCGCTCAAGGGAATGGGGAAACCCGTCGATAAACGTTTCATGGGCATGAGAAAGTATGATCATAGGCAGGATACTGCCTCCGGCGGTCCGGACCCACTCTCCCGCCTCGTCTTCAATGAGACCGGGGAGGGCATGGTGGCGATGCTCCGGAAATCGCTGACATGGAAAGACTCCATACTCAATAACAGCTCGATCGGCATCCTTGTTGTGACCGGCGACAGGATCATTACGGAGGTAAACCCCTGTTTGTGCAGGATGTTCGGCTACGCTGCCGATGAGATGCTCGGGAAGCCCGTACTGCTGATACACCGGTCCCGGGAGGCGTACGAGGAGTTCGGACGCCTGTTCTACCAGAAGACGTCGGGCGGGGTCGTGGTCACGGAGTACCGGCTCAGGCGCAAGGACGGGAGCGCATTCTGGTGCGAATGCTCGGGCAGCGCCATGGACCCGAAGGACCTCGGCAAGGGAGTGATATGGATGGTCCAGGACATATCGGAACGAAAGGCGATGGAGGAGGACCTGGTGCGGGCCAAGGAAAGGGCCGAGGCGGCCAGCCGGGCGAAGAGCCAGTTCCTGGCGAATATGAGCCACGAGATCCGGACCCCTATGAACGCGGTGCTGGGTTTCGCACAGATCATGGGGAGCGACGCCGAGCTGACAGCCGCGCAGAGGAAGTACCTCGATGCCATCTGCACCAACGGGGAGCACCTCCTGGCCCTCATCAACGATATCCTGGAGATGTCCAAGATCGAGGCGGGACGTGTAAGCCTGATGAATGCCGATTTCGACCTCCACGCCCTTGTCGGCGACCTCGATACCATGTTCAGGCCCCGCATCGAGGCGAAACACCTGGCATTCAGGCTGGAGGGGCTCGAGAAGGTCCCGCGGTGCCTCAACGGCGATGAAGGCAAGATACGGCAGGTGCTCGTCAACATGCTGGGCAATGCCGTCAAGTTTACCGAAAAGGGTTCTATCGTGATCCGCCTCGACGCGGCGGAGAAGGAGAGACACGGCACGCGGGACTGGGTCATCGGCATCGAGGTCGAGGATACCGGGCAGGGGATACCGGCTGATGAGATCGGCAAGGTGTTCGAGATATTCGAGCAGGCGGAGAACGTGAAGGCTGTCAATAAGGGAGCCGGGCTCGGCATGGCGATCAGCCGCCGGTACGCGAGGATGATGGGAGGAGATATCACGGTCCGGAGCGAGGAAGGAAGGGGCGCCACCTTCCGGTTCGTCTTTGGCGCGAAGCCGCTCTCCTCTGCCGGGAGCCGGGCGCCGAGGTCTTGCGATCGTCGGGTGATCGGCCTGGCAGGCACCGGCCGGCCCGCACCGAAGGTGCTGGTCGCAGACGATACCGGCACCAACCGGGAGGTCCTGCGCGAGATGCTCGAGATGGTCGGCTTCGTCGTCACCGAGGCGGTAAACGGCAGGGAGGCGCTCGAGGCGTTCCGGCAGCAGCGGCCCGACCTGGTGCTGATGGACCGCAGAATGCCCGAAATGGACGGCATAGAAGCTACCCGGGCGCTCAAGTCTTCGGAAGAGGGCAGGGCGACGCCGGTCATCATGGTTACGGCGAGCGTATTCGAGGACAGGCGGCAGGAGGCGATCGACGCAGGGGCGGACGGCTACATAAGGAAGCCCTATCGCATGCAGGAGCTCCTGCACGAGATCGGGAAGCTGCTCGCGATAGAGTACCGGTACGAAGGCGATCCTCAATAATCTCCTCTCAGCCCTGACCGGGCTCCAGACAGAAAGACCTTACCCCTATGTATCAGTTGTGTAATGTCGTATAATGCACTATGCATACGAACCGTCACGGTCTCGGAAAGTGAGCAGTATGTATGGACGACCCTTTTTTTGATGATACAGCCGGCGGCATCGTGATGACCCAGGATGCGGGATCGGCCAAGTTCGACGGCATGCCGCGGAGCGCCATATCGACCGGCTTGGGCGGCTCTATCCTGTCGCCCGGCCGGATGCCGGAAGAGCTGCTGAAATACATCGAGCATCCCTTCATCCGCAAGGGCGACAGGATAGAGTCGCCGATCCTCAAGGACGAAGACACGCTCTCGAAGATCCTGAGCATCATCCGCGACCGCACCAATGTCGATTTCACCTGCTATAAGCCGAACACGATCGTCAGGAGAATCGAGCGCAGGATCAGCATCAATCAGATAGAGAAGATAGAGGATTACATCGACTTTCTCTCCCAGTCCTGCCAGGAGGCGATGACCCTCCATAAGGAGCTCCTGATCGGGGTGACGAAGTTCTTCAGGGATGCGGAGGTGTTCGATGCCGTCAGGACGAAGGTCATCCCCAAGCTCTGCGAGCAGGGCGGCGCGCACCTGCCGCTACGGATATGGTCGGTCGGCTGCTCGACCGGCGAGGAGACGTATTCGCTCGCGATCCTCTTCAGGGAGTACCTCGAAGAGGCCGGGCTGAGCATGGACGTGAAGGTCTTCGCCACCGATATCGACAAGGAGTCGATAGAGTACGCCGGCGTGGGGCTCTACCCCGAGAGCATTGTCGCCGATGTCTCCCCCGAACGGCTCAAGCGGTTCTTCTCCCGGAAGGACGGCGGCTACCAGATCAACGAGAAGATCCGGCGCATGGTCGTCTTCGCGCTCCACAATATCATCAACGACCCGCCCTTCTCGAGAATGGACCTGATCAGCTGCCGGAACCTCCTGATCTATTTCCAGCCCGTGATGCAGAAGAAGGTGCTCTCGTCGTTCCACTTCGCCCTCAACCGCGGGGGCTGCCTGCTGCTCGGCAACAGCGAAACCATCGGGGACCTCACGTCCGTTTACCTCCCGGTGGACAGCAAGGGGAAGGTGTACCAGCATAAGGACTCCTTCAAGGCAGGGCAGTTCCCGCCGGCCCTGACCCATACCTTCCGGAGGGATACGTCGTCGCTCAAGGTGAACCCCGCGGCGCCGCACAAGGTCTACTCCCTGGAGGACGTGGAGCTGTATAGTGCCGAAGACGCGAAGGACCAGCGGATCCGGGACCTGGAGCAGGAGCTCCGGTATACCCGGGAAAATCTCCAGGCGACGATCGGAGAGCTCGAGACCTCGAACGAGGAGCTCTACACGGTCAATTCGGAATACCAGAAGAAGATCGACGAGCTGACGGAGCTCAACAACGATATCCTCAACCTGCTCAGGAATACCAGCATCGGCACGGTCTTCCTCGACAATAACCTGCACATACGGAAATATACTCCTGCCGTCTCCCCGGTGATGAACATAATGGACATGGACATCGGCAGGCCCGTTCACCACATCTCCCACAATTTCAGCTGCGACGGCTTCTTCGACGATATCGGGGAAGTGCTCAGGACGCTCGTTCCCCGGCAGCTCGAAGTGCAGACGAAGAACCAGACCTGGTACCTGATCAAGGTGATCCCCTACCGGACCCTCGAAAACGCGGTCGGCGGCATCGTCATCACCTTTATCGATATCAATGAGCGGAAACAGTTCGAAGAGCAGCTGCGGAGGGAACGGGACCTCCTGATCCGCGTGCTCGAGAGCAGCCCGGTCGGCAAGGTGATGGTGAACCGCGAGGGAAAGGTCACCTTCGCCAACCGCAGGGCCGGGGATATCCTCGGCTTGGACAAGGCGATGATGATCCGGGGTATCTATACGATGCCCGCATGGAGGATCTTCGATGCAAAGGGGGCCCGGCTGTCCGACGACAAGGACCCCTTCAAGCTGATTATCGGTACGAAGCTCCCGATACGCGACTACGTGTATTTCATGGAAGGGGCGGACGGGCGCAGGCTGCGGCTGCTCTTGAACGGCGCCCCTGAGTTCGACGAGCGCGGCGAGGTGACCGGCGCGGTCTTCAGCATTGACGATATCACTGACGCGATAAACGACACCTGCTGGCGGAAGGCGGGGGCGGAATGAGCAGCCAGCTGCCGGAAGAGGACCTCATCCGGAAGAAAGCGCTCGAGATCCTGGCGCAGCGCGAAGTCGCGCTGGGCGGTACCGATGCGCAGGCGGTGCCGAAACTGGTGCACGAGCTCCAGATACACCAGATCGAGCTCGAGCTCCAGAACGAGGAGTTGCGGAGGATACAGTACGAGCTCGAAGAGACAGTGCGGAAATACAACCACCTCTACGACTTCGCCCC contains:
- a CDS encoding response regulator, which codes for MGMRKYDHRQDTASGGPDPLSRLVFNETGEGMVAMLRKSLTWKDSILNNSSIGILVVTGDRIITEVNPCLCRMFGYAADEMLGKPVLLIHRSREAYEEFGRLFYQKTSGGVVVTEYRLRRKDGSAFWCECSGSAMDPKDLGKGVIWMVQDISERKAMEEDLVRAKERAEAASRAKSQFLANMSHEIRTPMNAVLGFAQIMGSDAELTAAQRKYLDAICTNGEHLLALINDILEMSKIEAGRVSLMNADFDLHALVGDLDTMFRPRIEAKHLAFRLEGLEKVPRCLNGDEGKIRQVLVNMLGNAVKFTEKGSIVIRLDAAEKERHGTRDWVIGIEVEDTGQGIPADEIGKVFEIFEQAENVKAVNKGAGLGMAISRRYARMMGGDITVRSEEGRGATFRFVFGAKPLSSAGSRAPRSCDRRVIGLAGTGRPAPKVLVADDTGTNREVLREMLEMVGFVVTEAVNGREALEAFRQQRPDLVLMDRRMPEMDGIEATRALKSSEEGRATPVIMVTASVFEDRRQEAIDAGADGYIRKPYRMQELLHEIGKLLAIEYRYEGDPQ
- a CDS encoding CheR family methyltransferase codes for the protein MDDPFFDDTAGGIVMTQDAGSAKFDGMPRSAISTGLGGSILSPGRMPEELLKYIEHPFIRKGDRIESPILKDEDTLSKILSIIRDRTNVDFTCYKPNTIVRRIERRISINQIEKIEDYIDFLSQSCQEAMTLHKELLIGVTKFFRDAEVFDAVRTKVIPKLCEQGGAHLPLRIWSVGCSTGEETYSLAILFREYLEEAGLSMDVKVFATDIDKESIEYAGVGLYPESIVADVSPERLKRFFSRKDGGYQINEKIRRMVVFALHNIINDPPFSRMDLISCRNLLIYFQPVMQKKVLSSFHFALNRGGCLLLGNSETIGDLTSVYLPVDSKGKVYQHKDSFKAGQFPPALTHTFRRDTSSLKVNPAAPHKVYSLEDVELYSAEDAKDQRIRDLEQELRYTRENLQATIGELETSNEELYTVNSEYQKKIDELTELNNDILNLLRNTSIGTVFLDNNLHIRKYTPAVSPVMNIMDMDIGRPVHHISHNFSCDGFFDDIGEVLRTLVPRQLEVQTKNQTWYLIKVIPYRTLENAVGGIVITFIDINERKQFEEQLRRERDLLIRVLESSPVGKVMVNREGKVTFANRRAGDILGLDKAMMIRGIYTMPAWRIFDAKGARLSDDKDPFKLIIGTKLPIRDYVYFMEGADGRRLRLLLNGAPEFDERGEVTGAVFSIDDITDAINDTCWRKAGAE